The sequence below is a genomic window from Polaribacter vadi.
ACCTTCTGTAGAATACATAATCATATTTTTACCAGTTGCTCTGTTTAATAAAACTGACATATAATATTCGTCTGGCTCAGAATCTCCAGGATAATAAACGTCTTCACAAATTAAAACTTGATTTACCAACTTTCCTTCAGCAGAAGTTTGTGGTGTAATCAACATCATTCCTAAAATATCATCAGCAATACTTTCTACTTGCTCTAAATTTTTAGCTAGCTTTACTCCTCCACCTTTTCCACGACCACCTGCGTGAACTTGTGCTTTTATAACGTGCCAACCTGTACCAGTTTCTTCCGTAAGTTTTTTTGCTGCTGCAACTGCTTCTATTGGAGTACTTGCTACAATTCCCCTTTGAATTCTAACGCCAAAACTATTTAGTATTTCTTTACCTTGATATTCGTGTAAGTTCATCTGTATCGTATTTTTAACGGAAGCAAAAATACAAATTCAAAGAAGAAGATTTGTAAATTTTTTAATAAAATTAACTTTAAATTAAAAACCACAATTCATCACAGAATTTTAAAGTTTATAACTGAACGTCTTTACAAGCGTTACCTTTATTTAAATTTGAATAAAATTCTATTTTAAGAAATAATTAACAATTAAAATCTGTAACATTCTAAAAAATAATAGGTCTTTGTAATAATAAACACTGTATTTATTACATTCAATTAAAAGAATATTTTAAATAATTGTTTAAAGTAATCAACCAAAACCATATGTTCAGAAAAATCTTACTACTGCTAATTGCATTTTTATGCATTCATCAACTTAAAGCTCAAAATCAAAAAAACAGAAAAACAATTAAGACTACAAGAGTTGCCAACGCTCCTAAAATTGATGGTCTTTTAAATGATGAAGCTTGGGAAAATGCTGAAATAGCAACAAATTTTGTTATTTTTAGACCTGAAAATGGTAAACTAGTAAGTCCTGAATATCAAACTAAAGTAAAGGTTGTTTATGATGATGATGCTGTTTACATTTCAGCTCAAATGAACGATCCTGATCCTGAAAATATTCCAAGTGAATTTGCTGTAAGGGATAACTTTTCAATTGCTGATTTTTTCTTGGTAACCATCAATCCAAATGACGATGGTCAAAATCCTTTTGAATTTATTGTTCAAATTACAGGAAACCAAGCTGATGCAAAAGTTTCTAATGGCAATGAAGATTTAAACTGGAGTGCTGTTTGGGATGCTGCTACAAAAATTACAGACAAAGGTTGGAATGTAGAAATAGAAATTCCTTACAGAGCTTTACGTTTTGCAAATAGACCTGTACAATCTTGGGGATTTAATTTTCATAGAAGATTAGAAAAACTAAACGAACAACATACTTGGACGCATGTAAACAATACTGTTGGAAGATGGACACAATATGATGGTTTAATTGAAGATTTTAGAAATATAAAACCATCAACAAGACTAAATTTATATCCTTACGCTTCTGCAACTACCAATACTTTTGAAGGAAATACCGAGTTTGATTGGAGTGTTGGTATGGACATTAAATATGGTTTAACAGAAAATTTTACGTTGGATGCCACTCTTATTCCTGATTTTAGTCAAGTTGGTTTTGATGATGTGGTGTTAAATCTAGGGCCTTTTGAGCAACAATTTACGGAACAAAGACAATTTTTTACAGAAGGAACAGAACTTTTTAACACTGCCAATTTATTTTATTCAAGAAGAATTGGAGCCTCACCAATAGATCAATTTGATGTTTCATCAACCTTAATAAATCAAGATAATTTTGATATAAATAATCAAAAAATAAACGAAGAAATAATTGATTATCCTGGAAAAGTAACCATGATAAATGCCGTTAAAATATCAGGAAGAACAAAAAAAGGACTTGGAATTGGTTTTTTTAATGCAATAACTCAAAAAACAGAAGCAACCATACAAACAAGAACATCAACAAATAATAATGGTACAATTACTGAGGAAATAAATACGAGAAAAGAAGTTATAGATCCTTTTACAAATTTTAATATTTTAGTTTTAGACCAACAATTTAATCAAAATTCAAGTATTTCTTTAATCAACACAAACGTTACAAGAGATGGACGATTTAGAGACGCAAACGTAACTGCTTTAGATTGGCATATAGAAACTAAAGACAGCAAATACAATGCAGATGGTTCTTTTAGAATGAGTAATATTTCTGATGATGTAAACCAACCAAATACTGGCTACACTTTTGATAATAGCTTTGGGTATGACTTTGAAAACTGGTTTTGGGAATTAGGCTACAATTCTGAAAACAAAGACTTTAATTCTAATGATTTAGGTATTTTATTTACAAACGATCAACAAACTATTTATGGAAATTTAGGTTGGAAAACTGTGCAACCCACTAAAAATTTTAACAGAATTTGGGTTAATTCATATCATAATTTAAACTATCAACATTTTTCTGGAGTCTACACAGGTTATAATGCTGGAGTTGGTGGAAGTGCGCAAACTAGAGAGCGTTTTTCATTTGGTGGTAATTTTAATTATGGAAGTGAAAGTAAAGATTTTTTTGAGCCAAGACAAGGCACTACAAGTGGTCAGTTTTTTATTCAACCAGAAAGAATAAATATAAATGCCTGGTTTGAAACAAATTCACAAAAAAAATTAGAAATTAGCGCAGATGCTTACAACACAAGTTTTACAAACAACCCAAAACTAAGCTATGGATTTAGTGTAGCTCCTAGATATCGTTTTAATAACCAATTTTCATTAAGATATCGATTAAATTATAATAAAACTTTAGACGATCAAGGATATGTAGATGAAACTGATGATAACATTATTTTTGGTTTTAGAGATCGAAAAAGTTATACAAATACTATTTCTGGTAAATATAGTTTTAGTACAAAATCTTCGTTATCAATTAGCTTTAGACATTATTGGAGTTCAGTAAAATATAATTCTTATGCTAATTTATTTTCGGATGGTAAATTATATCCAAATTCTGATTACGTAGGTAATGATGTAAATTTTAACAGCTGGAATTTAGATTTAAACTATATCTGGCAATTTGCACCAGGAAGTCAGTTAATTGCTTTTTATAGAAATTCGATTTTTAATACAGACTCAGATTCAAGATTAGATTTTTTCGAAAATTTGGATAATTTATTCGAACAATCTCAAAGGCACACAGTTTCTGTAAGATTTGTATATTTTATTGATTATAATAAATTGAAAAACATTTTTTAACAAAAAACTACGCAACTTTCAAGAAAAACGGATCTACTTAAAAAAGTATATCCGTTTTTTTATACATTCGTACATAGATATAAAAACTATGATTGTAACAAAAAATATCCATAAATATTATGGTGATGTTGAAGTTTTAAAAGGATTAGATTTAGAAATAAAAAAGGGTGAAATTGTTGCTATTGTTGGTCCTTCTGGAGCAGGTAAAACAACTTTATTACAAATTTTAGGCACTTTAGATAAGCCTATTAAAGAAGAAGATTTTGAATTATCAATCAATGATATTTCATTAAAAAATCTTTCTGACAAGCAACTTTCCGAATTTAGAAACAATCATATTGGTTTTATATTTCAATTTCATCAATTATTACCAGAATTTTCTGCATTAGAAAATGTATGCATTCCAGCTTTCATAGGTAAAAAATCTAAAAAAGAAGCTGAAAAAAGAGCCAAAGAATTACTAGAATTTTTAGGATTATCTCACAGAATTCACCACAAACCAAACGAACTTTCTGGTGGAGAACAACAAAGAGTTGCAGTTGCAAGAGCTTTAATTAACAATCCTTCAGTTATTTTAGCAGATGAACCAAGTGGAAATTTAGATAGCGAATCTGCTAAAAACTTACACGAATTATTTTTTAAATTACGTGATCAATTTGGCCAAACCTTTGTTTTAGTAACTCATAATGAAACCCTTGCAAATATGGCTGATAGAAAATTGACCATGAAAGATGGTAAAATTATTTAGATATTGTAACAATAACCTTTTTTTTACTACTTATTGGTAAACATAAAAATGAAAGAAACGTTTCTAAACCTTATCAACTATCTTAAAAATCCAATATTAGAAAAAGACAACAATAAAGACTTAAACTATCGTTTTAAGATATTTTTTCACATTCTTTTTATCAGCATTTTAACGGGTATTATTATCACTCCAATCTTTGCGCTTTTCGAAGAAATGAATTGGATAAATATGGAGAATCATAAAGTTGAAGAAATGTTTGCTGGCATGAATAAATTATTGATTATTCTTACTGGTGCTATTATTGTACCAACTATTGAAGAAGTAATTTTCAGAGGACCAATTACTACTTTTAAAACACCAAAATCTTTTAAAATAGGTTTTTATGTACTTACGCTTCTTTTTGGTTTTGTACATATTACCAATTTTGATTTTACTACAAGTGTACTTTTATTATCGCCAATTTTAGTCTTACCACAGTTATTAGTTGGTGGTTATTTTGGATATATAAGAGTTCGTTTTGGCTTGCAATGGTCTATTTTATTGCATGGTTCTTATAATTGCTTTTTTATTCTTCTAAGTTTTATTCCTGAATCTTAAGATGAAAAAAGCCGAACTCAAAGAATTTTTAGACGAGAAAGTTACTTTATATAACAATCCAAAATTCATTGAATCTGATCCTATTCAAATTCCGCATTTATTTTCGAAAAAAGAAGATATAGAAATTGCCGCTTTTTTAGCTGCGACAATTTCTTGGGGAAACAGAACTATGATTATTAAAAATTCTTATAAAATGATGGAATTGTTGGACAATTCTCCTCACGATTTTATCATCAATCATCAAGAAAAAGATTTAGATTCTTTTGATAGTTTTGTACACAGAACCTTTAATTCAATTGATTTTAAACAGTTTATAAAATCGCTACAACATATTTACAAAAATCATCAAGGTTTAGAAAATGCGTTACGAATTAAAGATGGTACAAAAAACTACCAAACTGCTATTCATAACTTTAAAAAATTATTTTTTGAAGTTGATCATCAACAAAGAACACAAAAACACGTTTCAGATCCTTTAAAAAACTCGGCTGCAAAACGTATTAATATGTTTTTACGATGGATGGTTAGAAATGATAAAGCTGGCGTAGATT
It includes:
- a CDS encoding TIGR02757 family protein, with amino-acid sequence MKKAELKEFLDEKVTLYNNPKFIESDPIQIPHLFSKKEDIEIAAFLAATISWGNRTMIIKNSYKMMELLDNSPHDFIINHQEKDLDSFDSFVHRTFNSIDFKQFIKSLQHIYKNHQGLENALRIKDGTKNYQTAIHNFKKLFFEVDHQQRTQKHVSDPLKNSAAKRINMFLRWMVRNDKAGVDFGIWQTHNPAFLSCPLDVHSGNVARKLKILTRKQNDWKALAELDKSLRNLDKKDPVKYDFALFGLGVFEKF
- a CDS encoding CPBP family intramembrane glutamic endopeptidase, whose amino-acid sequence is MKETFLNLINYLKNPILEKDNNKDLNYRFKIFFHILFISILTGIIITPIFALFEEMNWINMENHKVEEMFAGMNKLLIILTGAIIVPTIEEVIFRGPITTFKTPKSFKIGFYVLTLLFGFVHITNFDFTTSVLLLSPILVLPQLLVGGYFGYIRVRFGLQWSILLHGSYNCFFILLSFIPES
- a CDS encoding DUF5916 domain-containing protein — encoded protein: MFRKILLLLIAFLCIHQLKAQNQKNRKTIKTTRVANAPKIDGLLNDEAWENAEIATNFVIFRPENGKLVSPEYQTKVKVVYDDDAVYISAQMNDPDPENIPSEFAVRDNFSIADFFLVTINPNDDGQNPFEFIVQITGNQADAKVSNGNEDLNWSAVWDAATKITDKGWNVEIEIPYRALRFANRPVQSWGFNFHRRLEKLNEQHTWTHVNNTVGRWTQYDGLIEDFRNIKPSTRLNLYPYASATTNTFEGNTEFDWSVGMDIKYGLTENFTLDATLIPDFSQVGFDDVVLNLGPFEQQFTEQRQFFTEGTELFNTANLFYSRRIGASPIDQFDVSSTLINQDNFDINNQKINEEIIDYPGKVTMINAVKISGRTKKGLGIGFFNAITQKTEATIQTRTSTNNNGTITEEINTRKEVIDPFTNFNILVLDQQFNQNSSISLINTNVTRDGRFRDANVTALDWHIETKDSKYNADGSFRMSNISDDVNQPNTGYTFDNSFGYDFENWFWELGYNSENKDFNSNDLGILFTNDQQTIYGNLGWKTVQPTKNFNRIWVNSYHNLNYQHFSGVYTGYNAGVGGSAQTRERFSFGGNFNYGSESKDFFEPRQGTTSGQFFIQPERININAWFETNSQKKLEISADAYNTSFTNNPKLSYGFSVAPRYRFNNQFSLRYRLNYNKTLDDQGYVDETDDNIIFGFRDRKSYTNTISGKYSFSTKSSLSISFRHYWSSVKYNSYANLFSDGKLYPNSDYVGNDVNFNSWNLDLNYIWQFAPGSQLIAFYRNSIFNTDSDSRLDFFENLDNLFEQSQRHTVSVRFVYFIDYNKLKNIF
- a CDS encoding ABC transporter ATP-binding protein; the encoded protein is MIVTKNIHKYYGDVEVLKGLDLEIKKGEIVAIVGPSGAGKTTLLQILGTLDKPIKEEDFELSINDISLKNLSDKQLSEFRNNHIGFIFQFHQLLPEFSALENVCIPAFIGKKSKKEAEKRAKELLEFLGLSHRIHHKPNELSGGEQQRVAVARALINNPSVILADEPSGNLDSESAKNLHELFFKLRDQFGQTFVLVTHNETLANMADRKLTMKDGKII